Proteins encoded within one genomic window of Oryza glaberrima chromosome 12, OglaRS2, whole genome shotgun sequence:
- the LOC127757552 gene encoding probable Ufm1-specific protease, protein MEATAGGSRRRPTLLRLLCPKKSLVSPPTPSLRWLLGSPRFLPPLTVAAALRSLPDGASSPDLQREAEEIRGLLVRGFDIVGAVHVGSADAGGALELARAVRERLYGERASHGMVGGCVELGTGEIRFVVSEGDGVEAVEVTEVVWEDDPGRLLWEKGCLLRCELLLKLPLYVPSDDTSGIEARFYSLIESTASKLRDPHVSYLIEGPRTTPGESHYSIILHGNDLNSVPHLSRNGSTEEYDANIVSCSKFFPAKRSLSLTRENADAIQITILSNQSFNSSKASTPAVEYFPAPALASLRAINLKLDILCYTSVDFPVAAAVSELIIPGLADQLSIMKKAIVSELTTQQPQLSPYHFVPPGLLIPVTTIYDTRYGEIEEKQSELRRNLHLRLQLPLDRPLLRISNALNFSIGGTDKKASKSGSSLLRDVHREIPSSGVSGGIISLIDGSYEYYHYLHDGIDDNGWGCAYRSLQTIMSWYRLQQYSSINVPSHREIQQVLVEIGDKDPSFIGSREWIGAIELSFVLDKLLGVSCKVINVRSGDELPEKCRELAIHFETQGTPVMIGGGVLAYTLLGVDYNEASGDCAFLILDPHYTGADDLKKIVNGGWCGWKKSIDSKGRSFFLKDKFYNLLLPQRPNMV, encoded by the exons ATGGAAGCCACCGCCGGCGGATCACGCCGCCGTCCaaccctcctccgcctcctctgccCGAAGAAGTCCCTCGTCTCCCCACCCACCCCTTCCCTCCGCTGGCTCCTCGGCTCCCCGCGCTTCCTCCCCCctctcaccgtcgccgccgccctccgctccCTCCCCGACGGCGCCTCCTCCCCCGATCTCCAGCGAGAAGCAG AGGAGATCAGGGGATTGCTCGTCAGGGGGTTCGACATCGTGGGGGCGGTGCACGTCGGGAGCGCGGATGCCGGCGGGGCGCTGGAGCTGGCCCGGGCGGTGAGGGAGAGGCTGTACGGGGAGAGGGCGAGCCATGGCATGGTCGGGGGCTGCGTGGAATTGGGCACCGGGGAGATTCGGTTTGTTGTTTCTGAGGGGGAcggggtggaggcggtggaAGTGACGGAGGTTGTGTGGGAGGATGATCCCGGGAGGTTGCTGTGGGAGAAGGGATGCCTTCTCCGCTGCGAGTTGCTGCTGAAGCTCCCGCTCTATGTTCCTTCGGATGATACGTCTG GCATTGAAGCAAGGTTTTATTCACTCATTGAATCAACAGCTTCTAAGCTCAGAGATCCTCATGTTTCTTACCTAATCGAAGGCCCACGAACAACTCCTGGTGAATCACATTATTCTATTATCTTGCATGGCAATGATCTGAATTCTGTTCCCCATTTATCTCGAAATGGAAGCACAGAGGAGTATGATGCAAATATTGTATCTTGTTCAAAATTCTTCCCAGCAAAGAGGAGCCTCTCATTGACAAGAGAG AATGCAGATGCAATTCAAATAACCATATTGTCCAATCAGTCATTCAATAGCTCAAAGGCTAGCACCCCAGCAGTTGAGTACTTTCCAG CACCTGCATTGGCTAGCCTGAGAGCAATCAACTTGAAGCTAGATATACTTTGCTACACTTCAGTAGATTTCCCTGTAGCTGCTGCTGTGTCTGAACTTATTATTCCAGGATTAGCTGATCAGCTGAGCATTATGAAGAAGGCTATTGTATCAGAGCTCACAACTCAACAACCCCAG CTTTCTCCGTACCATTTTGTTCCTCCTGGACTGTTAATCCCAGTAACGACTATATATGACACAAGATATGGGGAGATTGAGGAAAAGCAAA GTGAACTGAGAAGAAATCTGCACTTACGGCTACAACTTCCCTTAGATCGTCCTTTATTACGAATTTCAAATGCACTAAATTTTTCCATAGGAGGGACAGATAAGAAAGCATCAAAAAGTG GTTCATCATTGCTTCGGGATGTCCACAGAGAGATTCCATCTAGTGGTG TATCTGGAGGAATTATATCATTGATTGATGGTTCCTATGAGTACTACCATTACCTTCATGATGGTATTGATGATAAT GGATGGGGATGTGCTTATCGTTCTCTACAAACTATCATGTCTTGGTACAGATTGCAACAGTATTCATCTATAAATGTTCCATCACACAG GGAGATTCAGCAAGTCCTTGTTGAAATCGGTGACAAGGATCCATCATTTATTGGATCTCGAGAGTGGATTGGAGCAATTGAACTAAGCTTTGTCCTTGACAAACTGCTTGGA GTTAGTTGCAAGGTTATTAATGTGAGATCTGGTGATGAACTTCCTGAGAAATGCAGAGAACTTGCAATCCATTTTGAAACCCAGGGAACTCCTGTGATGATTG GTGGTGGAGTCTTGGCTTACACCCTTTTAGGAGTTGACTACAACGAAGCCAGTGGTGATTGTGCTTTTCTCATCCTTGATCCACACTATACTGGTGCTGATGATCTCAAGAAGATCGTGAATGGTGGATGGTGTGGGTGGAAGAAATCCATCGACAGCAAAGGCCGTAGCTTCTTCCTGAAAGACAAGTTCTACAACCTTCTGCTACCCCAAAGGCCTAATATGGTGTAA